CCCCGACGGCTACGGCTACGCCGTCTTCGGCAGGGTTATCGACGGAATGGACGTGGTGGACAAGATCGTCACCACCCCCAAACAGCGCCTGAACATGCTCTTCTCCGATATTCCGGCGACGCCGGTGGTCATAAAGTCGGTCAAGGCCGTCAAATAGGGGCTGTTCAAACCGCCGATTATGGAAAGGGCGTCCTGACGGGCGCCCTTTTTTGTGGTATACCCTGAGAAGCGGCCCCGCCGCCACACCAAGTCATGAGGTATGCCATGAAACGTCGCCTCCTACCACTTCTCGCGCTCTTCGCCCTCGCCCTCCCCTTGCCGGCCGGCGCCGCCTCCACAGTTTCAACCGTGGCGGACCAGACGGGAATCGCCATCACCATCTACAACCAGAACCTCGGCCTCGTGAAGGACCGGCGGGATATCCGCCTGGGTGCCGGGAGCGGAGAGCTCCGCTTCATGGACGTGGCGGCGCAGATCATCCCGACAAGCGTCGCCATTGCCCCCCTTTCCGGCGGGGAGCTACGGGTTCTGGAGCAGAACTACGAGTACGACCTCCTCTCCCCCCAGAAGCTCATGGACAAGTACGTGGGGAAAGAGGTGAAGCTCTACCAGAAAAACCCCCAGACCGAGCGGGAAGAGGTGGTCACCGCAACGCTCCTCTCCAATAACGACGGCCCCGTCTACAGGATCGGCAACGAGATTACCTTCGGTCATCCGGGACGCCTCATCTTCCCCGGTGTCCCCGACGACCTCATTGCCCGGCCGACGCTGGTCTGGCTCCTGGAGAGCGCAGCGGCTGACAAGCGGAGCATCGAGGCCTCCTACCTCACCGGCGGGATTTCCTGGCGGGCCGACTACGTGGCGACCCTGGGCGAGAAGGATGACACAGCGAACCTTGCCGGGTGGGTCACCATCGACAACCACAGCGGCACCACCTACCGCAACGCCGCCCTCAAGCTGGTGGCCGGGGATATCAACCGGGCGCAGGAGCAGCCGCTCCGCATGGCCAAGGCGGCACGGTTCGAGGCCATGTCGGCCCCCGCCCCGCAGTTTCGGGAGGAATCCTTCTTCGAGTACCACCTTTACACCCTCCAGCGCCCCTCCACCATCAAGGAGAACCAGACCAAGCAGATCAGCCTGGTGACCGCCGATGCGGTACCGGTGAAAAAAGAGTTCCTCCTGAAGGGGGAGAACTCCTACTACTACAGCCAGGCCGGCGACACTGTGAAGCAGAAGGTTGGGGTCTTCGTGGAGCTGGAGAACCGGAAGGAGCACAACCTGGGAATGCCGCTCCCCAAGGGGATCGTGCGGGTCTACAAGCGGGATGCCGGAGGAAGCCTCCAGTTCGTGGGTGAGGACACCATCGACCACACCCCGGAGAAGGAAACGGTACGGATAAAGATGGGGGACGCCTTCGATGTGGCGGCCGAGAGGAAACAGACCGAGTGGAAGAAGATCGCCAGCGACACCTATGAGGCGGCATTCGAGATAAAGCTACGCAACCACAAGAAAGAGGATATCACCGTGAAGGTGGTGGAACCGGTCCCCGGCGACTGGCAGATGCTCTCCTCATCCCACCCCCACACGAAGGGGGACGCCTTCAGCGCCGTTTTCCAGGTGCCGGTACCCAAGGATGGGGAGACAACCCTCTCCTACCGGGTGCGGATGCGGTATTGATCAGCGGCAGTCGAGGGGCTCGTAATTCCCGTTGTAGACACCGACGCACTTCATGATGCCGTTGGACGCGGGACGCCCCCCCGTGAGGCGCGAGTTGACCACGTTAGTCGTGGCGCCGGCGTCGTTGAAAAGGGTTGTGAGAGTGGCCGTTACCGACGAGCCTTCCACGGTGACCGTGCCGGAATAGTAGCTGTAGATGCCGTTGCCCGCCGTAATGGCCGAGTTCTTCACAACGGGCGACGAGTGGAGATTGAAGAGGCCGAAGGCGGTATCCCCTCCCAGCGCCGTAATGGTGACATCCGAAAGAACCGGACCGGCCATGAGGTTGTATATGGCGTAGGCCCCCTTGCCCCCCTCGGCGCTGACGGTAACGTGGGAGATGCGCGGTGCGGAGCTTCCGTTGAAGATCCCCACAATGGTTCCTTCGGCGCCGCTGGCCTCAACGGAGAGGTTCCGCAACTCGGCATGGGAAGCCCCGGCCACCACCCCGGAATCGGCGGCACTTCCCCGCAGGCGGGTGGTCAGCTCGCCGGACCCCTCGATGTCCACATAGGGTTTCATGACGAGGGTGGCAATCCCCAGGTCGTAGGTGCCGGGCATGATCTTCACCAGGTAGGGTTTTTCGGCGGAGGCGTCGGTAATGGCGTCGAGGGCGTCGAGGGGATTGGTGAAGTCGCCGCCGACGGCTGCCACGGTGATGTAGCCGGCCGGCCGGTGCGGGAGGAACTCATGGGTATGATCGCCGGCGGCAACGGTGCCGGGGCCGGTCCCAACGGGAAGCCGGGCCGCGTCAATGGTCCCCTGAACGATGTCGCCGCCGTCGTGGCCGTGGCGGCCAAGCTTCTGGCCCGAGATGGGGCCGGCGATCTTGGCGTCGGTAACGGCACCGTCGGCAATCTTCGGCGTGGTCACCGCCCCGAAACCGAGCTTCTCGTCGGTGATGGCGCCCGAGGAAATCTTGCTGTATGTAACGGCGCCGGAAGCAATGGCCCGATAGGTGACAGCGCCGTCGGCGATCTTCGCTGCGGTAACCGAGCCATCGGCAACATCCGCGGCAAATACCGCGGTTCCTGCACTCCAGGCCGCAAGTGCCGCCGCCGTAACCACTGCCGTCTTTATTCCCTGAGCCATCATCCCCTCCAAAAAGCTTCAAATCCTGAAATACAGCGTAAAGGCCTATCTTAACACGATAATTTTCCGATGCAACCGTCAGCTACGCCGGCCGGCGCTCCCGCCGAACCGCCAGGAGCATGCCGTTGCCAACGGTGAAGAGCAGCGCGCCGGCAAGGGCCCACCCGGCCCCCGGCTCCCGGTGTATCTCCACAAAGGCGGCGGGGACCGGGGCCGGTTCCGCATACTTGAGGTAGATGCCGAGTCCACCATGAAAAAGGGGCTCGTTGGGGCGCACCGTTACAGGGGTTGATCTCCCCTGCTCCACAACCCGCATCCTTGCCCGGTAGTCCAGCGGCATCCCGCGATGGTCCGATTCCACCTCAATGGCCTCCACCACCACGGAACCGCCTCCGGGAAAGCTGAGATCAGACCCCTCGAAGAGCTGCATCGCCTGCTTCGCCCCCCCCTTGGCGCTCAGGAGGTGGGCAAGGACAATCAGGAGAAATCCCGCATGCATGAGCTGGGGAGCCAGGAGCGCCACGAGCCCCGCCTTGCCGTAGCGCAGCCGTATCGCCTCCACGCTGCAGAAAAGCGTATTCACCACCAGCAGCGCCAAAAGGCCGAGGGTGCCCCAGAGCCACCAGGAAACCGAAACCGGTGCCGCGCCGAGCCAGGCGAAGAGGGGCATCTCGTTCAGGGAGGCCGCAGCCTCGCCCCCGAAAGAGCCCGCCGCCAGGAGAACCATGACCCCACCCATGAGCCAGAGGCCCAGGGAAAGGGAAGCGAGGGATTCGTATATTCTCTTTATCATTGAGAAACCTGCTGCAACTTAAAGAAAATTTAAAAGCAAAAACCGGGCCATCTGCCCGGCGGAAATCAGAAACTGTGGGAGCTCTTCATCAGTATGCTCACTCCCAGGTAGGTGAAGAGCATGACCGCAAACCCGGCAATGCCGGCCCAGGCCAGGGCCCTGTCACCCCCTGTTCCCTTGAGCCGCAGATGGAGCCAGAACGTGTAGTAGACCCAGAGGATGGAGGTCCAGAGCTCCTTGGGGGTCCAGAGCCAGTAGGTCCCCCAGGCGAAGTAGCCCCAAATCCCTCCCGACACCATGGAACCGGAGAAAAAAGTGTACCCCACCAGGGCCGCCCGATACTGGAGGTCCAGGAGCCGCCGCTCGCCTCCGGCCAGAAACAGGGCGCCGAGAACCGCACCTATGGCGAAGAGGGCGTAGGCGAAAAAGGCAAGTGCCACGTGAAGCTCGAACCAGAGGGTGCGGAGCACCGGCGGGAGCGGCATGGCGAACGCGGGGAAAAGAAATGCCATAAGCCCGAACAGGGCCGCCGTGCACCCGGTCACCCAGGTAAAGGACGACGATTTCAGCAACACCGGCGAAAAGAGGAACGGCAGCGCCATGAGCCCGATGGAAACCGAGAAGAACGCAAGGGTGTCGTGGGGCCCCACGAGGGGGAGCCGCCCCAGCTCGATTCCCCTGGCGGCCAGATAGGCCGCTCCGGCCACGAGCCCCGCCGCGAAAAAGGGGCGGCGGAAAGCACCGAAAAGATACAGCCCGACGGATATGAGAAGCAGCCATTTCATGGATACCGGTCATAGCACATCCGCTTCGCTAAAGAAAGGGATGGCTCGAAAAACCGGGCGGGGCAGAGCGCCCGAAGGATACCGCCGGCACCGGCCGCCGCCGAAATGGGTGGTCAAGCAGGCGCCGTTCTGGTATAAACGGGGCATTTAAGGGACTGAAACTCAAAACAAAGCCAGTCTGAAAATCGATTCAGGAGGAAACGATGAAACGGATCATACAGTGGATTCTCCTCGGAGCCATGGCACTCATGGCTTTCGGCTGCGCCCATGACCCCTTCAACATTCCGCGGGCCGACTATGAGCAGCGGGTGAAGGTTCTCGGCGTCGCTCCCATTTTCATGGACGCCGATTCCGACATCCGTCACCCGGAGAAGGATACTCTTGTTACCCTGGTTCGGGAGTATAACCGGAAGAACGAGAAAGAACTGGCGGAAATGCTAAAGGAGTCCGGGGCCTATTTCTCGGTCCGGTTCCTGGATGCAGGAGACTCCGACGAGCTCTACCGCACGCTCATTAACCGGGCCGAACGGCGCGACGACGCCGGGGTCGTCTACAACAAGCAGTTCTACAAGCCCGAGGAAATCAGAACTCTGGTCACCCAGAACAGTGTCGACGCAGTGCTCCTGGTGGTGGTGAGCGGCCTCACCAAGCGCGACCGGATCTTCTCCAGCAACATCGTCAAGTACCTGGATTTCGATTACAACATCCTTACCATGTCCGCCCAGGTCCTCGACGCCAACGGCGCCACCCTCTGGGAGTACCCCAATTTCCGTGCGGGTGGCCCCACTACTCCGGTCCTCGCAAGGCTCCAGTTCCCCGATTTCGACGAGGCGGCCGCCAACATGGACGACCGGGTGGACGTGAAATTCAAGACCATCCCCGGCCTCACCCGCTATCTGGGGAAAAGGGAAAACGACATCCTCTTCCGGGAACGGAAGGCCACGGCTCCCTACTATCACCTCTTCGACGAGATGGTCGGCCTCCTGAAGCCCCCCATCAAGCTCTTCGGCGAAGAAAACAAGGGAGGCTCCCAGCCTGAGCCCGCTCCGCTGTCCTACCAGTACCAGCCGGCCTATCAACCCGCGCCCAAGGCGGCACCGGCTCCTGTGGCGGCACCGGCACCCACGGCACAGCCGGTAACTGCAGCGCAGCCTGAAACCGTGGTTTTGCCGGAGCCGGCGCCAATCCTCGAGGTGCCCATCAACACGGCACCTGTAAAGTAACGGCAGACATTCAACCCGCAGCAAAAAGCCCGGCCCCCAAGGTACGGGCTTTTTGCTGCGGGTTGCCCTGCGGAAATCCTCGTTTAAACTTGATCATGTTGAGACACCATCTCCCCGCCGAACGGAGTCCCCATGAGCCATCGCGAATTCATTCCGAGAAAAGTCTACGTCGCCGCCTCCTACATGGCGCCGGTGGGGCGCTATGACGGCAGGCACCGGGAGAAGCTCTCCTTCCTGGACCTGGCCGAAAAGACCAAAGCGGTCTTCGACGGCTCCCCCGTGAAGCTCCGCGACATCGAGGCCGTGGTGGTGGGCTCCCAGAGCCCCGTGGCCTTTTCCGGCGTGGACAACACCGCCGCCAAGATCGCCGGGGTCGTGGGGGTCTCGGGGGCCAAGTCGGTCCTCATCGACACCGCCTCCTCCTCCGGAGCCTCGGCCTTCGAAAACGCCTACC
The nucleotide sequence above comes from Geobacter benzoatilyticus. Encoded proteins:
- the ccsA gene encoding cytochrome c biogenesis protein CcsA; translation: MKWLLLISVGLYLFGAFRRPFFAAGLVAGAAYLAARGIELGRLPLVGPHDTLAFFSVSIGLMALPFLFSPVLLKSSSFTWVTGCTAALFGLMAFLFPAFAMPLPPVLRTLWFELHVALAFFAYALFAIGAVLGALFLAGGERRLLDLQYRAALVGYTFFSGSMVSGGIWGYFAWGTYWLWTPKELWTSILWVYYTFWLHLRLKGTGGDRALAWAGIAGFAVMLFTYLGVSILMKSSHSF
- a CDS encoding cytochrome c biogenesis protein ResB — encoded protein: MIKRIYESLASLSLGLWLMGGVMVLLAAGSFGGEAAASLNEMPLFAWLGAAPVSVSWWLWGTLGLLALLVVNTLFCSVEAIRLRYGKAGLVALLAPQLMHAGFLLIVLAHLLSAKGGAKQAMQLFEGSDLSFPGGGSVVVEAIEVESDHRGMPLDYRARMRVVEQGRSTPVTVRPNEPLFHGGLGIYLKYAEPAPVPAAFVEIHREPGAGWALAGALLFTVGNGMLLAVRRERRPA
- a CDS encoding right-handed parallel beta-helix repeat-containing protein; protein product: MAQGIKTAVVTAAALAAWSAGTAVFAADVADGSVTAAKIADGAVTYRAIASGAVTYSKISSGAITDEKLGFGAVTTPKIADGAVTDAKIAGPISGQKLGRHGHDGGDIVQGTIDAARLPVGTGPGTVAAGDHTHEFLPHRPAGYITVAAVGGDFTNPLDALDAITDASAEKPYLVKIMPGTYDLGIATLVMKPYVDIEGSGELTTRLRGSAADSGVVAGASHAELRNLSVEASGAEGTIVGIFNGSSAPRISHVTVSAEGGKGAYAIYNLMAGPVLSDVTITALGGDTAFGLFNLHSSPVVKNSAITAGNGIYSYYSGTVTVEGSSVTATLTTLFNDAGATTNVVNSRLTGGRPASNGIMKCVGVYNGNYEPLDCR
- a CDS encoding DUF4139 domain-containing protein, whose translation is MKRRLLPLLALFALALPLPAGAASTVSTVADQTGIAITIYNQNLGLVKDRRDIRLGAGSGELRFMDVAAQIIPTSVAIAPLSGGELRVLEQNYEYDLLSPQKLMDKYVGKEVKLYQKNPQTEREEVVTATLLSNNDGPVYRIGNEITFGHPGRLIFPGVPDDLIARPTLVWLLESAAADKRSIEASYLTGGISWRADYVATLGEKDDTANLAGWVTIDNHSGTTYRNAALKLVAGDINRAQEQPLRMAKAARFEAMSAPAPQFREESFFEYHLYTLQRPSTIKENQTKQISLVTADAVPVKKEFLLKGENSYYYSQAGDTVKQKVGVFVELENRKEHNLGMPLPKGIVRVYKRDAGGSLQFVGEDTIDHTPEKETVRIKMGDAFDVAAERKQTEWKKIASDTYEAAFEIKLRNHKKEDITVKVVEPVPGDWQMLSSSHPHTKGDAFSAVFQVPVPKDGETTLSYRVRMRY